GAGCCGGTAAAGAATTGCATAGCGATTTGCTGAATCCAACGTGTCGAACATCGCGGCGGCTTCGGGATTGTCCGCGAATGCCTGTGCGAGATCGGGCGGAATTTGCATGTCGGCCTGGCCGAGGTAGGCCGCTTGCCACCGTCCTTGAGCCTTAGCCGCTTCGACGGCCTTGATCCCGGCTGACTGCATCCTGCCAGCTTCGGTGAGACGAGCCACATGTTGGACGTTCTTAGCAGACCAGGAACTCTCCGGTCGACGTTGCGTAAACCGCTGGCGATAGCTATCGCTATCGCGTCGTGCGATCTGTCCATCGATCCAGCCAAAGCATAGTGCCTCGTCAAGGGCCTCGGCATAGGTGAGAGATGTTGCCTTGCCACCCTTTTTGTGCAACACCAGCCATACGCCTGGGTGATTGGCATGGTGAGTGTCCAGCCACGCGTGCCACGCATCGGCGTCTGTTACGAGTAGCTCGGCGAGCTCAGTCATGTCGACAGGTGCTAGGTCGCGGTGCCGGAACGTAGACTCAGACAAAACGGCTGACCGTCGGGGTCAAGGAGTACGCGCCAACGCTCTCCACCGGGTTGGAAGTCAGGCTGTCTTGCTCCAAGAGCACACAGGCTCTTCGTCGCCCGGTCGAGGTCCTCTACCTGAAAGTCGAGGTGGAACCGTTTGGCGCCTGTCTCATCTGGCCACGGTGCGGGTCGAAAGTCCTCGATTTTGCCGAAGCCTATCTTGATACCGTTGCCTTCGACCATCCCATAGCTGTCGTCGCTGTAGGTGACCTTCCAGCCGAGTGCCGCCGCGTAGAAACTCGCCAGCCTCGCCGGGTCCGCGCAGTCGATGTTGAACATTGCAAACCCCGCTATCGGGGCACCGGGTTCGTAACGTAGTTGCGCGCGAGTCATCGTTGTATCATATGCATGGGTTTCAAACGTTGTCAAGCGCCCGACACGTGACCAATACTCTTGGTATATTGAGTCTGGTGGTTGCCGATCACTTGAGTGCATCTGTCGAAGAGATCACAGCACTCGGCCCGTCGGCTCCCTTCGCAATTACCGCCCGTCATGAGTGAATAACCCCGGGTTTACTGGAGACTCCTCTCTTCGCCTGGGTTGAGGTGCGCGTGGTCCATCTGCGAGG
The Ferrimicrobium sp. DNA segment above includes these coding regions:
- a CDS encoding YdeI/OmpD-associated family protein, with the translated sequence MTELAELLVTDADAWHAWLDTHHANHPGVWLVLHKKGGKATSLTYAEALDEALCFGWIDGQIARRDSDSYRQRFTQRRPESSWSAKNVQHVARLTEAGRMQSAGIKAVEAAKAQGRWQAAYLGQADMQIPPDLAQAFADNPEAAAMFDTLDSANRYAILYRLTTVKRPTTRERKLTEYIDMLMRGETLHPRKVPKDH
- a CDS encoding VOC family protein; protein product: MTRAQLRYEPGAPIAGFAMFNIDCADPARLASFYAAALGWKVTYSDDSYGMVEGNGIKIGFGKIEDFRPAPWPDETGAKRFHLDFQVEDLDRATKSLCALGARQPDFQPGGERWRVLLDPDGQPFCLSLRSGTAT